Proteins co-encoded in one Halorussus lipolyticus genomic window:
- the artA gene encoding archaeosortase A, producing MTDTLAWLVVGLFAGAASLDWYDGDHGRGRARYVAAFAWVVFGVFWLALFPHFAFEQKSFVEGALSLAALPACLYAAYLLLQGRETLFLLSRAVAVMGLIYLPFTMIPAGKEWLIETVTWQGEFVMRTLGYEFEVVQRDGGIRGTYFFHTADGRFNVNVLLACTGLGSMAIFGGLIAAVRAPVGRKLRGLAIAIPIIWALNLVRVVFITLAFSHQWLQVFVDPTMSLLGYQDPHMVSYFISDRVMAQSLSVVALVGIAWAVAREVPELLTVGEDVLYIATGDEYDLHEAVGTERPIATDGKGE from the coding sequence TTGACAGACACACTCGCGTGGCTCGTCGTCGGACTGTTCGCTGGGGCCGCCAGTCTCGACTGGTACGATGGCGACCACGGCCGAGGACGCGCTCGCTACGTGGCGGCGTTCGCGTGGGTCGTCTTCGGCGTGTTCTGGCTCGCGCTGTTCCCGCACTTCGCCTTCGAGCAAAAGAGCTTCGTCGAGGGCGCGCTCAGTCTCGCCGCGCTTCCGGCCTGCCTGTACGCCGCGTACCTGCTTCTGCAGGGCAGAGAGACCCTCTTTCTCCTCTCGCGTGCTGTCGCCGTCATGGGTCTCATCTACCTGCCGTTCACGATGATTCCCGCCGGCAAGGAGTGGCTCATCGAGACGGTGACGTGGCAGGGCGAGTTCGTCATGCGGACGCTCGGCTACGAGTTCGAGGTCGTCCAGCGCGACGGCGGGATTCGCGGGACGTACTTCTTCCACACCGCTGACGGTCGGTTCAACGTCAACGTCCTGCTGGCGTGTACCGGTCTCGGGAGCATGGCCATCTTCGGCGGTCTCATCGCCGCGGTCCGCGCGCCCGTGGGTCGAAAGCTCCGGGGCCTCGCCATCGCCATCCCGATTATCTGGGCGCTGAACCTCGTCCGCGTGGTGTTCATCACGCTGGCGTTCAGCCACCAGTGGTTGCAGGTCTTCGTGGACCCGACGATGAGTCTGCTCGGCTATCAGGACCCCCACATGGTGTCGTACTTCATCTCCGACCGCGTGATGGCCCAGAGCCTCTCGGTGGTCGCGCTGGTCGGCATCGCGTGGGCGGTGGCCCGCGAGGTCCCCGAACTCCTGACGGTCGGCGAGGACGTCCTCTACATCGCAACCGGCGACGAGTACGACCTCCACGAGGCCGTCGGCACCGAGCGGCCGATTGCGACGGACGGAAAAGGCGAGTGA
- the dph5 gene encoding diphthine synthase produces the protein MLTFVGLGLYDERSITVEGREVLRDADSAFAEFYTSKLLGASVEDLEAYHDTDIEVRNRAGVEQDPEDILRAAESGEAVFLTAGDTMISTTHVDLRLRAEQRGIDTRVVHAPTAESAASGLTGLQNYRFGKATTLPFDYAHGADGVPASVTDAIDENRERGLHTLVYLDIKLRNDDYMTADHAADLLAEEYGDLLGVVVARAGSPDPVVAADRISALADREFGDPLHLLVIPGDLHHIEADALGELAGAPDGLLEVE, from the coding sequence ATGCTCACATTCGTCGGCCTCGGTCTCTACGACGAGCGGTCGATTACCGTCGAGGGCCGGGAGGTCCTGCGAGACGCGGACAGCGCGTTCGCCGAGTTCTACACCAGCAAACTCCTCGGCGCGAGCGTCGAGGACTTGGAAGCCTACCACGACACCGACATCGAGGTCCGAAATCGGGCGGGCGTCGAACAGGACCCCGAGGACATCCTCCGGGCCGCAGAGTCGGGAGAGGCGGTCTTTCTCACCGCGGGCGACACGATGATTTCGACCACCCACGTTGACCTCCGCCTCCGGGCCGAACAGCGCGGCATCGACACTCGCGTCGTCCACGCGCCGACCGCCGAATCGGCCGCCAGCGGCCTGACTGGCCTCCAGAACTACCGCTTCGGCAAGGCCACCACGCTCCCGTTCGACTACGCCCACGGTGCCGATGGGGTCCCCGCCAGCGTCACCGACGCCATCGACGAGAACCGCGAGCGCGGCCTGCACACGCTGGTCTACCTCGACATCAAACTCCGCAACGACGACTACATGACCGCCGACCACGCCGCCGACCTGCTGGCCGAGGAGTACGGCGACCTGCTAGGCGTCGTGGTCGCCCGCGCCGGGAGTCCCGACCCGGTGGTGGCCGCCGACCGCATCTCGGCGCTCGCCGACCGCGAGTTCGGCGACCCGCTCCACCTGCTGGTGATACCCGGCGACCTGCACCACATCGAGGCCGACGCGCTCGGCGAACTGGCGGGCGCGCCCGACGGCCTCCTCGAAGTCGAATAA
- a CDS encoding class I SAM-dependent methyltransferase: MEVPCVRVERERGEETRQRLAEADLLAAEFEIEVADGNLYLPVTDRDRVPEDLPVVSRAVGERDTPDTPTDLLGYEPTYERLGDIVILDEDDPEQAREIADAVMSSDIPVKTVVNRASKVKGELRVRDWEVLAGDGTEASEASRGSEDGSSGTETVHREYGCEFLLDVAEVYFSPRLATERHRVAEQVEEAERAFDMFAGVGPFVVPFAKRGAEVVGVDLNEKAIEYLRENARRNDVADGVTAIQGDVREVAPEYSDWADRVVMNLPHSADEFLDTAVELAGDDCVIHYYDIQHEDDPFGPGEEAIRAVAEPEYEVEVETRHVVRSYAPHEVNVCLDVRLSR; the protein is encoded by the coding sequence ATGGAAGTTCCGTGCGTGCGCGTCGAGCGCGAGCGAGGCGAGGAGACTCGCCAGCGGTTAGCCGAGGCCGACCTCCTCGCCGCCGAGTTCGAAATCGAGGTCGCAGACGGGAATCTCTACCTCCCGGTCACCGACCGTGACCGAGTGCCCGAGGACCTACCGGTGGTCTCGCGCGCGGTCGGCGAGCGCGACACGCCGGACACGCCCACCGACCTGCTGGGTTACGAACCGACCTACGAGCGCCTCGGCGACATCGTGATTCTCGACGAGGACGACCCCGAGCAAGCCCGCGAAATCGCCGACGCCGTGATGTCCTCGGACATCCCCGTGAAGACGGTAGTCAACCGGGCCTCGAAAGTCAAGGGCGAACTGCGGGTCCGCGACTGGGAGGTGCTTGCGGGAGACGGAACTGAGGCGAGCGAAGCGAGCCGAGGGTCGGAAGACGGGTCTTCCGGAACCGAGACCGTCCACCGCGAATACGGCTGTGAGTTTCTGCTCGACGTGGCCGAGGTCTACTTTTCTCCTCGGCTCGCCACCGAGCGCCACCGGGTCGCCGAACAGGTCGAGGAGGCCGAGCGCGCCTTCGACATGTTCGCCGGGGTCGGCCCCTTCGTCGTCCCCTTCGCCAAGCGCGGCGCGGAGGTCGTCGGCGTGGATTTGAACGAGAAGGCCATCGAGTACCTCCGGGAGAACGCCCGCAGAAACGACGTGGCGGACGGAGTGACGGCGATTCAGGGGGACGTGAGGGAGGTTGCCCCGGAATATTCGGACTGGGCCGACCGCGTGGTGATGAACCTGCCCCACAGCGCCGACGAGTTCCTCGACACTGCGGTCGAACTCGCGGGCGACGACTGCGTGATTCACTACTACGACATCCAGCACGAGGACGACCCCTTCGGTCCGGGCGAGGAGGCCATCCGCGCCGTCGCGGAACCCGAGTACGAGGTCGAAGTCGAGACGCGCCACGTCGTCCGCTCCTACGCGCCCCACGAGGTGAACGTCTGTCTCGACGTGCGACTATCTCGCTAA